GGGTGGGCGAGGCCAAGGCCCTGATCGACAGGTACAACGCGGTCTGCGAGGCGATGGGCGACCCGGACGCCGACTTCGACAAGCTCATCGACGAGCAGGCGGCCCTGCAGGAGAAGATCGACGCAGTGGACGCCTGGTCGGTGGACCGCACGTTGGAGATCGCAATGGACGCCCTTAGGCTTCCGCCCGGGGACGCCGAAGTCTCCCGGCTCTCCGGCGGCGAGCGGCGGCGGGTGGCGCTGTGCAGGCTGCTGCTCCAAAAGCCCGACCTGCTGCTCCTGGACGAGCCGACCAACCACCTGGACGCCGAGTCGGTGGCCTGGCTGGAGCGAACCCTGCAGGACTACCCGGGAACCGTCGTCGCGGTGACTCACGACCGGTACTTCCTCGACAACGTCGCCGGTTGGATTCTTGAGCTTCACGCCGGACACGGCATCCCGTGGGAGGGCAACTACTCCTCCTGGCTCGACCAGAAGCAGGCCCGGCTCGCCCTGGAGGAGAAGGCCGACGCCCGCCGGCGCCAGACGCTGCAGCGGGAGCTGGAGTGGATCCGCATGTCCCCCCGAGCCCGGCAGGCCAAAGGCAAGGCCCGCCTCAACAGCTACGAGCAGCTG
This sequence is a window from Actinomycetota bacterium. Protein-coding genes within it:
- a CDS encoding ATP-binding cassette domain-containing protein: MPAQFIFTMRNLQRVHPPDRQVLRGINISMFPGAKIGVLGANGSGKSSLLRIMAGEDDGYTGEARLTPGFTVGFLAQEPALDNSKDVMGNVAEGVGEAKALIDRYNAVCEAMGDPDADFDKLIDEQAALQEKIDAVDAWSVDRTLEIAMDALRLPPGDAEVSRLSGGERRRVALCRLLLQKPDLLLLDEPTNHLDAESVAWLERTLQDYPGTVVAVTHDRYFLDNVAGWILELHAGHGIPWEGNYSSWLDQKQARLALEEKADARRRQTLQRELEWIRMSPRARQAKGKARLNSYEQL